The following are encoded together in the Mesoplodon densirostris isolate mMesDen1 chromosome 2, mMesDen1 primary haplotype, whole genome shotgun sequence genome:
- the LOC132476722 gene encoding centromere protein R-like, translating to MDHQNGKRKNWNHLSITKRKESTTQDNDEFMVLLSKVEKSPDEFMEIMQNLSNIQALEDSKGLENLIGISHASCVFKREMQKTKDLMTKVTKQNLFEKKDSGLPNKGI from the coding sequence ATGGACCATCaaaatggaaagaggaaaaactGGAATCACCTCAGTATAACCAAAAGAAAGGAATCTACTACACAAGACAATGATGAATTCATGGTGTTGCTATCTAAAGTTGAGAAATCACCAGACGAATTCATGGAAATAATGCAAAATTTAAGTAATATACAGGCTTTGGAGGACAGTAAAGGGCTTGAAAATCTCATTGGTATCTCCCATGCATCATGTGTCTTCAAAAGAGAAATGCAGAAAACAAAAGACCTAATGAcaaaagtaacaaaacaaaacctatttGAAAAGAAGGATTCAGGACTTCCCAACAAAGGCATTTAG